AACTGGGATCAAATCGAAGGTAAATGGGAACAATTTGTCGGCAAAGCCAAAGAAAAATGGGGCGAATTGACCGACGACGATTGGAAAGTTGCCGAAGGCAAACGCGACCAATTGGCTGGTAAAATCCAAGAGCGCTACGGCTACACCAAAGAGCAAGCCGAAAAAGAATTGGACGATTGGTTGAACGACAACTAATCCCTGCCTGATATTCAGCAAACCCAACCCGCTTTATGCGGGTTTTTGCGTTTTTATTCAGACGGCCTGATTAATTTTCCGCTTCGGGTAATTTATTGCCCCATATCCCTTATAATTCCACCATCTATCTATATTTTCAGACAGGCATCATCATGACCCAGCACACCCTTCTTCTTGTTGACGGCTCTTCCTACCTCTACCGTGCTTTTCACGCTATGGCACCGCTTACCGCGCCCGACGGCACGCCCACCGGCGCACTTTACGGCGTACTCAACATGCTGCGCCGCCTGCGTGCCGATTATGTGCACGACTATTGCGCGGTGGTATTCGATGCCAAGGGCGAAAACTTCCGCCACAAAATGTATCCCGACTACAAAGCCACGCGCCCGCCGATGCCCGGCGAGCTGCGACCGCAAGCCGAAATGCTGCCCGAGCTGGTGCGGCTGATGGGTTGGCCGGTGCTGATTGTGCCGGATGTGGAAGCCGACGACGTAATCGGCACGTTGGCCAAGCAAGGCGAGGCAGCAGGCTGGAACGTGGTGATTTCCACCGGCGATAAGGACATGGCGCAGCTGGTGTCGGAGCACGTTACCCTTGTCAACACCATGAGCAACGAAAAGCTCGATATCGAAGGCGTGAAAAACAAATTCGGCGTTTGCCCCGACCAAATCATTGATTATCTCACCTTAATTGGCGACAAGGTGGACAACGTACCCGGCGTGGACAAATGCGGCCCCAAAACCGCCGTGAAATGGCTGGACCAATACGGTACGCTGCAAAACGTGATGGACAATGCGTCTGAAATCAAAGGCAAAGTCGGCGAAAACCTGCAAGCCGCGCTGCCGCAACTGCCCCTGTCTTACCAACTCGTTACCATCAAAACCGATGTGGATTTGCACGGCGATCTTTCAGACGGCCTCGAAAGCCTGCGCCGCACCACGCCGAAATGGTCGCAACTGGCGGTGGAATTCAAACGCCTCAACTTCCGCACTTGGCTGAAAGAAGCCGAAGAGCGCATGCACGAAGGCAACGGCGATTTGTTCGGCGCGGCGCATATCGGCGAACAGGCTGCGCTTGCTGCCGAGAGGCCGTCTGAAAAGGAAATCGGCATCGCCCAAGCCCCTGAAATGCTGGATTATCAAGCCGTTACCAACGAAGCCCAGCTTACCGCCCTGCTGAGCAAATTGTCGCAAGCCGACACCATCGGCATCGACACCGAAACCACCAGCCTCAACCCGATGGAAGCACAGCTCGTCGGCATCAGCATCGCTTTCAAAGCAGGCGAAGCCGTGTATATCCCGCTCGGCCACACGCCCACCGCCGCGCCCGAACAGCTTGATTTGCAAGACGTATTAGGCCGTCTGAAACCCCATTTGGAGAATGCCTGTCTGAAAAAAATCGGCCAAAACCTCAAATACGACCAACACATTTTCGCCAACTACGGCATTGCCCTGAACGGCATTGCCGGCGATGCCATGCTCGCTTCCTACATTATCGAAAGCCACTTGGGGCACGGCCTCGACGAACTTTCCCAACGCTGGCTCGGCCTGCCCACCATCACCTACGAATCCCTGTGCGGCAAAGGTGCCAAGCAGATTTCGTTTGCCGATGTCGGCCTCGAACAAGCCACCGAATACGCCGCCCAAGATGCCGATTTCGCCCTGCGTATCGAAGGCCATCTGAAAGCACAAATGGACGAAAAACAGCTGGAAATGTATCAAAACATGGAGCTGCCCGTGGCCCAAGTGCTGTTTGAAATGGAGCGCAACGGCGTACTCATCGACAAAAACGAACTCGCCCAACAAAGCCACGAACTCGGCACCCAACTGCTGGCGCTCGAACAGCAGGCTTACGAAGCCGCAGGCCAGCCCTTTAACCTCAACTCGCCCAAACAACTGCAAGAAATCCTGTTCGACAAAATGGGCATTCCCACCAAAGGGCTGAAAAAAACCGCGTCCGGCGGCATTTCCACCAACGAAGCCGTGCTCGAACAACTCGCGCCCGACTACCCGCTGCCCAAAATCATTTTACAAAACCGCGGCCTAGCCAAACTCAAGTCCACCTATACCGACAAACTGCCCGAAATGATCAACCCGCACACCGGCCGCGTGCACACCACCTACGCCCAAGCCGTCGCCATCACCGGGCGGCTGGCCAGCAACAACCCCAACCTGCAAAACATCCCCATCCGCACCGAAGAAGGCCGCCGCGTGCGCCGCGCCTTTACCGCCCCCGCAGGCAGCGTGATTGTGTCCGCCGACTATTCCCAAATCGAACTGCGCATCATGGCGCATTTGAGCGGCGACAAAACCCTGATCGAAGCCTTTAAAAACGGCGAAGACATCCACCGCCGCACCGCCGCCGAAGTGTTCGGCGTCGCCCAAGAGAGCGTGAGCAGCGAACAGCGCCGCTACGCCAAAACCATCAACTTCGGCCTCATCTACGGCATGGGCCAATACGGCCTCGCCAAATCGCTGGGCATCGACAACCTTTCCGCCAAAAACTTCATCGACCGCTACTTCGCCCGCTACCCCGGCGTGGCCGACTACATGCATCGCACCAAAGAACAAGCCGCCGCCCAAGGCTACGTAGAAACCCTGTTCGGCCGCCGCCTCTACCTGCCCGACATCCACAACAAAAACGCCAACGCCCGCGCCGGAGCCGAACGCGCCGCCATCAACGCCCCCATGCAAGGCACCGCCTCCGACCTCATCAAACGCGCCATGATCGCCGTCCGCAACTGGCTCGTTTCAGACGGCCTCCAAAGCAAACTCATTATGCAAGTGCACGACGAACTGGTGCTGGAAGTGCCCGAATCGGAACTGGAATTAGTGAAAGCAAAACTGCCCGAGATTATGGCAGGCGTAGCAAATGGTATGCTGGGCGTGCCGCTGGTGGCCGAAGTGGGCGTGGGTGAGAATTGGGAAGAAGCGCATTGATTTGCCGTAGATACAAGGTCGGATTCTTGTATCCGACTTTTTGAGGGAGGCTGAAATGGTTTGTCGGATTTAAGAATCCGACCTACTTTTGCAGAAGAGTGTTATCAGAAGAGAAATGAAATGGAAGAATCTAATAAACCGGAAAACAAATTGCTTGATAGGTGGGTAGCGAACTTAAAACAAAAAATTTCGCATTTATATAAGCATTTACGCACCAGTAAAGACAATAGAGGACGGTTGATTTTTGAAGTTGCTTTATTAGAAGTACTCATTGTTTACTGGATTGTCCAGAAAGTTGATTTCCCGCCTACCCAAGGCCCTTGGAAGGAACTTTTAGGTAGTAATGGAATTTGGACATTTATCGTTCTGCTGATTTCTGCACCCATTGCTTTTTTGGTTTGGAAATTCCGCGATGAAAATACCGTTTACCAACTGGAAAACCAAAGAAAAGATGTCAACCTGAAAGAATTTCAGAAAATTGCCGAATGGGTCAGCGGCTTGCATTTGGTAGAGGATAAAATTGTCGAAAAGACTAAAAAGATAGAAAAACCAGCAGAGAATAATCCATCAGGGCAATGGGGAAATCAAGAGGAAGCAACGGATACAACTCTTGAAACCGAAACCAGTCGTGAATACGGTCAAGCAGGTCAATCTCGGCATATTCCGAGCCATAGCCGCCAAGACGGTGCAGTTAGTTTACAGATAGCGGCAATCAATATGCTGAAGCCGTTTTATTGCGGCGAGCATGGAGACGGCTTCCGTAAACCCGCACTCAACCTGCTGACTTCTGCATGGTTGGCTTTGTTTAAACAGGTGGAAGACGGTAAGGGAAATAATCAGAAGCCAGATCCTGAAAAGCTGAAAAACAGCCCTTTAGCCATTGCACTGACCGAAGTGTTGTTAGCAGATGGCGGTATACATCTGCGCCGTTATCCCGAAGTATTTCCCAATCTCTATTTACCCTATTTGAATTTGCATTTGTCTGGATTGGATAAGGAAGTGTTGAAGTTGCTTTCGGAAGATTTGAATTGCAGCAGAATCAATTTGAAATACGCTTATTTAAAAATGGCCGAGTTGAATGGGGCTAAGTTGAGCGGAGCTAAGCTGAATGGAACTAAGTTGAACGGAGCTAAGTTTAACGAAGCTAAGTTGACTGGAGCTGACTTGACTGGAGCTGACTTGAACGGGGCTAAGTTGAATGGGGCTGATTTGATCTCGGCTAACTTGAACGGTGCTAACTTGAACAAAGCTAAGTTGAACAATGCTACGTTGAATAACGCTAAGTTGAACAACGCTACGTTGAATAAAGCTAAGTTGAACAATGCTAAGTTGAACAATGCTAAGTTGAAGGGGGCTGCGTTGAAAGGGGCTGATTTGACTGGAGCTGAGTTGAAAAACGAAGCTGACTTGAACGGTGCTGATTTGAAAGGGGCTAAGTTGGCCGGTGCTAAGTTGGACGCTACTAAGTTGAACGGTACTAAGTTGGACGGGGCTAATTTTTATTTAGCCCAATTATTCAACATAAGAACTAACCATCATACCTCTTGGCGAGGAGCTCTATTCGATACAGACAATATTCAAGAAATTTGTACGTATCTTGACGATGAAAGCCTGAAATGGATTATTCAAGTACCCAAATTAGCAGCAGTCCCCAAGGCTAGAAGGACACTCTTCAAATTTGAAAGAAATGGATATCAGTATGTACATCAAATACCTAGATCATTAACTGTTGAAAAATTACAAGAGCTTAATCCTCAATGGATTATTTCACTTAAAGAGTGAAACTCTGCTTTCATTAAGTAAAGCAAGCCGTAACCTACATGTAGCAACACAGTTGCTACTAATGTATTGATCAAGCCTCGAGAAGCAAAAAGGCCGTCTGAAAATAAACCGCCCTTTAAACTTTGGGCAATTCATTTTCAGACGGCCTTACCATATCTCAATGATTTAAAACGCTATGGCCGATATCCGTTACAAACAGGCGAGACCTTTGCAAAACCCTACGCCAACAAACAGCCGGAACATTCTTCATCATGTTCCGGCTGTTTTTGCGTAAAAAGTAGACAAGCTACCCTTAAAGTCCCCTTAAAGTGCCTCATTATGAGGCACTGCCTGCCTGTTCAGGCAGCAACAGACACACCTATCCTGTTGGCCGCCTTCAACAGGTTCACA
Above is a genomic segment from Neisseria weaveri containing:
- a CDS encoding pentapeptide repeat-containing protein — translated: MEESNKPENKLLDRWVANLKQKISHLYKHLRTSKDNRGRLIFEVALLEVLIVYWIVQKVDFPPTQGPWKELLGSNGIWTFIVLLISAPIAFLVWKFRDENTVYQLENQRKDVNLKEFQKIAEWVSGLHLVEDKIVEKTKKIEKPAENNPSGQWGNQEEATDTTLETETSREYGQAGQSRHIPSHSRQDGAVSLQIAAINMLKPFYCGEHGDGFRKPALNLLTSAWLALFKQVEDGKGNNQKPDPEKLKNSPLAIALTEVLLADGGIHLRRYPEVFPNLYLPYLNLHLSGLDKEVLKLLSEDLNCSRINLKYAYLKMAELNGAKLSGAKLNGTKLNGAKFNEAKLTGADLTGADLNGAKLNGADLISANLNGANLNKAKLNNATLNNAKLNNATLNKAKLNNAKLNNAKLKGAALKGADLTGAELKNEADLNGADLKGAKLAGAKLDATKLNGTKLDGANFYLAQLFNIRTNHHTSWRGALFDTDNIQEICTYLDDESLKWIIQVPKLAAVPKARRTLFKFERNGYQYVHQIPRSLTVEKLQELNPQWIISLKE
- a CDS encoding CsbD family protein, with product MNWDQIEGKWEQFVGKAKEKWGELTDDDWKVAEGKRDQLAGKIQERYGYTKEQAEKELDDWLNDN
- the polA gene encoding DNA polymerase I → MTQHTLLLVDGSSYLYRAFHAMAPLTAPDGTPTGALYGVLNMLRRLRADYVHDYCAVVFDAKGENFRHKMYPDYKATRPPMPGELRPQAEMLPELVRLMGWPVLIVPDVEADDVIGTLAKQGEAAGWNVVISTGDKDMAQLVSEHVTLVNTMSNEKLDIEGVKNKFGVCPDQIIDYLTLIGDKVDNVPGVDKCGPKTAVKWLDQYGTLQNVMDNASEIKGKVGENLQAALPQLPLSYQLVTIKTDVDLHGDLSDGLESLRRTTPKWSQLAVEFKRLNFRTWLKEAEERMHEGNGDLFGAAHIGEQAALAAERPSEKEIGIAQAPEMLDYQAVTNEAQLTALLSKLSQADTIGIDTETTSLNPMEAQLVGISIAFKAGEAVYIPLGHTPTAAPEQLDLQDVLGRLKPHLENACLKKIGQNLKYDQHIFANYGIALNGIAGDAMLASYIIESHLGHGLDELSQRWLGLPTITYESLCGKGAKQISFADVGLEQATEYAAQDADFALRIEGHLKAQMDEKQLEMYQNMELPVAQVLFEMERNGVLIDKNELAQQSHELGTQLLALEQQAYEAAGQPFNLNSPKQLQEILFDKMGIPTKGLKKTASGGISTNEAVLEQLAPDYPLPKIILQNRGLAKLKSTYTDKLPEMINPHTGRVHTTYAQAVAITGRLASNNPNLQNIPIRTEEGRRVRRAFTAPAGSVIVSADYSQIELRIMAHLSGDKTLIEAFKNGEDIHRRTAAEVFGVAQESVSSEQRRYAKTINFGLIYGMGQYGLAKSLGIDNLSAKNFIDRYFARYPGVADYMHRTKEQAAAQGYVETLFGRRLYLPDIHNKNANARAGAERAAINAPMQGTASDLIKRAMIAVRNWLVSDGLQSKLIMQVHDELVLEVPESELELVKAKLPEIMAGVANGMLGVPLVAEVGVGENWEEAH